A single region of the Phormidium ambiguum IAM M-71 genome encodes:
- a CDS encoding uracil-xanthine permease family protein — protein sequence MTETSQDLLVDVSEEVVDIPQASELLYGLYDKPPVFEAIFVAFQHVLAAFVGIITPPLIIASSLGLDAENTSYIISMSLFASGLCTFIQCKKIGPVGSGLLSLQGTSFAFLGPIIGVGTYALQGGRTPQEALALIFGVCFFGSAIEIILSRFLHLMSKIITPVVSGTVVMIIGLGLIKTGIVSLAGGVAAQKNGTFGSPQNLMLGGLVLLIVVILTTSRNRYLRMGAIAIGLIVGYIISAFLGILDFSALSKLPIITPPIPFRYGLSFDFTAFLPFILLYVLTAIETVGDLTATSAVSGEPVSGSLYMRRIKGGVLGDGVNSAIAAILNTFPNTTFSQNNGVIQMTGVGSRYVGFYVAGIFALLGLLPVVGGIFQAIPQPVLGGATTVMFGSIAVAGLNIVSSVKLDRRAMIIVAVSLAMGLGVVYSPEIFNDKPAIIKNLFGSSISMGGLTAILLSWLLPNHSAAEELEEAEPKTQS from the coding sequence GTATTAGCCGCTTTTGTGGGGATTATTACACCACCTTTAATTATTGCTAGTAGCTTAGGACTGGATGCCGAGAATACCAGCTACATCATCAGTATGTCGCTGTTTGCATCAGGACTTTGCACGTTTATTCAATGTAAAAAAATTGGCCCTGTTGGGTCTGGATTACTTAGCTTGCAAGGAACCAGTTTCGCCTTTTTGGGGCCAATAATTGGTGTAGGTACGTATGCGTTGCAGGGTGGAAGAACACCCCAAGAAGCCTTAGCACTGATTTTTGGCGTATGTTTCTTTGGTTCAGCAATTGAAATTATTCTCAGTCGCTTCCTGCATTTAATGAGCAAAATCATTACTCCTGTTGTATCGGGAACAGTAGTAATGATTATTGGTTTAGGTTTGATTAAAACTGGAATAGTCAGTTTAGCAGGTGGTGTAGCAGCGCAAAAGAATGGTACTTTTGGTAGTCCGCAAAATTTAATGCTCGGAGGGTTAGTTTTACTAATTGTGGTGATTTTAACCACCTCTAGAAATCGTTATTTAAGAATGGGTGCGATCGCCATTGGATTGATTGTTGGCTACATTATTTCTGCCTTTTTGGGGATACTCGATTTTAGTGCATTAAGCAAATTACCAATCATCACTCCGCCGATTCCCTTCCGCTATGGTTTGAGCTTTGACTTTACCGCTTTTCTACCATTTATTCTGTTGTATGTTCTCACTGCGATTGAAACTGTGGGAGATTTGACTGCTACCTCTGCGGTTTCCGGGGAACCTGTTTCTGGTTCGCTTTATATGCGTCGAATTAAAGGTGGGGTGTTAGGTGATGGTGTAAATTCTGCGATCGCTGCGATATTAAATACCTTTCCCAACACTACTTTTAGTCAAAACAATGGTGTAATTCAAATGACTGGCGTTGGTAGCCGCTATGTTGGCTTTTATGTCGCTGGTATTTTTGCACTTTTGGGATTGTTACCAGTTGTGGGTGGCATTTTCCAGGCGATTCCTCAACCTGTGTTGGGTGGTGCAACCACAGTTATGTTTGGTTCCATTGCTGTTGCTGGGTTGAATATTGTTTCCTCGGTAAAACTCGATCGCCGTGCCATGATTATTGTTGCTGTCTCTTTAGCGATGGGATTAGGTGTAGTTTATTCCCCAGAAATCTTCAACGATAAGCCAGCAATCATCAAAAATTTGTTTGGTTCTAGCATTTCAATGGGAGGCTTAACTGCGATCCTTTTGAGTTGGTTATTACCCAATCATTCCGCTGCGGAAGAACTCGAAGAAGCCGAACCAAAAACTCAAAGTTAA